The Leisingera daeponensis DSM 23529 genome includes the window TGGACGGTCCTTCTTGCCGCGGCCGGCAGGCCGGGGCGGCTGGCAGTAAACGGCAGCAATCTGGTGCCCGGCCTCAACCAGCGCGTCCAGCACCGGCACCGAGAAATCAGGCGTTCCCATGAAGATAATGCGCATTTCGTGCTCCTGCTCCCATCAAGGTCCCGCTATTGAGCACAAAGGGCTGCGCAGGCCCGCGGGGTGGCGCGGCCCGGCCTGCGGCCGGGCGGTTTTGTCTATCAGCCGGTCAGCTTCTTCGCCTTGCGGATCAGCATGTCGCGCTTCACTTTGCTCAGGCGGTCGAAGTACATCCTGCCGTTCAGATGGTCGATCTGGTGTTGCACAGAGGTCGCCTCGATCCCGACAAAATCGCGCCGGTCAATCATTCCCTGCTCGTTCAGGTAGCGGACGGTGACGGCCCGCGGACGCTTTATCTTGGCCGACACGCCCGGCAGATTGGGACTGGCCTCGTCATGCTCGCGCAGCTCGATCGAGGCATGCAGGATCTCAGGGTTTGCCAGCTTCACCGCCCGGCCGCGCTCGGCGGAGCCGTCCACCACCGCCAGCCGCAGCATCACGCCGATCTGGTTGGCGGCTAGGCCCACGCCCGGCATCGCCTCCATGGTATCGACCATGTCATTCCAGATTTCGCGGACCTCATCGGTGATCTCTGTCACCTCTTCAGCCTTGGTGCGCAGGCGCTTGTCA containing:
- the def gene encoding peptide deformylase; the encoded protein is MTVRTCLPWPDKRLRTKAEEVTEITDEVREIWNDMVDTMEAMPGVGLAANQIGVMLRLAVVDGSAERGRAVKLANPEILHASIELREHDEASPNLPGVSAKIKRPRAVTVRYLNEQGMIDRRDFVGIEATSVQHQIDHLNGRMYFDRLSKVKRDMLIRKAKKLTG